GGTGAGTGCTGCAGTCAAAGCGCTTTTTTGCTCGGTTGGACATGTTTGTCTTCGGGGCTCCTCCCTCTATGACGTTGATGCGGCGCAGGTTCTCAACTACGGCGACTACGTTCTGTTGTACCCTTTGCTGCGCCGGGCGAACCCCCGTGTCGCCATTGGCTCTTAATATGCGGAGGGTGTGGCAATCATTTGTGTTATGACTTCCATTCTCATGAAATCTACACCACTTACCAGTTTCTGCTTCGGTTTGGGGGCGTTGTGGTCTTGCTGGTTTCCTCAGCGTACTCTGATGCTTGTGGAAAAAGTCTTCCAGGGTCTCTTCCTTAGGCGGTGTGTGGTCCCTATGGCGTCCCATCGCGTTAACTTGGCGAGGGTCTCTGTTGTCGCGACGTTTATGGCCAAGTCTCATGTTCTTGTCCCGGCCCCTGTGCCGATCGTTGTTGCGCGCATCACGGTGATTTGCTTGATGCCActctcttttccggcctttgcTATGGTCTTCTATGTTAGGGAAGAGCTCACGTTGGAGGGGGATTGTGTGTACAGATGTCTGTGGCGCAGTGGTTTTGTCTGATGGTACTGGGGTTCACTTTTCCCCGTATGTGACGTATTCTGCCTGAGCGTACCATACTGCTTCAGTCATGATGTCATCATATGTGGCGCCGCGTATTCGAGGGTCCACGTTGATATGAAATAGGAAATTTTCGGACCTTAGTCCTTCCTTAAAAGCGGCCAAGGCGAGCGTTTTGTTTAGGTTCCGACATTTTGGATGATGCTGTCTGCCATCGCATGACGAAGGCGCCCAATGTTTCCATGCTCTTTTGTTTTACTTGGAATAGGCCATCAGTTGTGTGAGCGGCTCCGGCCATGAGGATAAACCGATTAAGAAATGTTGTTGTCAACTGCGCGAAAGAATCCATAGAGTTCGCCGGTTGTTCGAAGAACCAATTCATGGCATCCCCATCTAGTGTTTCGCTGAACAGGTGGCACAGGGTGGCGTCGTCGAATTCTTTACTGGCAGTGACCTTCTTGAAGTTATCAATGTGTCAGAATGGATCGCCTTCGCCTGTGTACGGCGTGATTTTTGGGCTCTTGGATTGAGAAGGGCGCACGGTGTTCATTATTCTCGTAGTGAACGGGCCCGGCCTAGCTGCGAACACTGGTTGGCACCGTGGATTGGCATCCCGTTGTTCTATTGCGGTTAGTCGCTGCAGGATCAGAGCCAGCATGGCGGACTCGCTGTTATGAGCAGTTGTGTGGGGTCTGGAGCGGGAGGTGACGCTGGGAGTGAATACGTCGTGGCGATGGTGGTCGTTTCTTGGCGAGTTCGGAGGGAGTCAAGCTGATGCTCAAGTGATGACTGCGCTCGGCCCGCTCGAGCTGTGCCCGCATCCTATCGAGCTCGCTCTGCAGAGCTGCTGCCTTTTCGCGTTCAAGTGCCTCGCGCTGCTGCATTCGGCTAGATCTCGAGCCATGTTTTCCATTCTTGCTGCGGTTGCCGGATCCGGAGTCGCGTTAGTGCTGACGACTGTTCCGGGTGTGGGTGTGAGGATGATAGGGTCATTGGCGGAGGGTAGGGGTGGTTGAGGCTGAGGTGTGATGTCTTCGATGTGACCGTCTGCCGGAGTTGAGGGGGAGGGATTGATAGTGCCCATGTCGAAGTGTAGTTGTTTGGCTAAGTGTTGCATGTGAcccctttttttgttgactttttgtCGGTTTCCCACACACGGCGCCAATGTTGATGTTGTGATTACACTCAGTTTAATACGCCGTACTCCTTGTGGATGTGATACGTCGTATTCCTGGCCTCCTTCCTGTCACAAGTAGCGCACGTCGTCAAAGtagagaccacggcggcgtggtcttcaactcttcgACGCTTAAGTTAGGGCGatggtaatttatgcagagttaCAGTAGGGAGTTCAGTGTACTTACCTTATAAGGTCGAGAGTTTGACcctttattgttgagttgaggtaggTCGTTTACCTATCATTCGATGtgggacgacgtccgattaaggtgttctctggagccttctttgagatgcgcgtgagagcgcgtccgtagtcagtttggGCCGCGGAGAGGCCCATTGCGAAGCTAGTACGACTGACTTGCTATTAGTATTGTAAGACTGTGCTATACACTAGTCTTAATACgctgatagttgtgctgattatggcgggcataagcctagCCAACAAGGTCCTTCGGGCACTTTCATATATGTATCAAGATCTCTTTATAGATATgatatgaccactatcatatgctacaaatcagttttcatagacactactactgatcaagtaggggaaagcaattatgtccataaagagataatataactcatcatagtcaatactagaataatgagacaatctttgcaccataagtcctgcaaatatcgcatgacttcatctttctcattacatttACAAACAGagactaacataacaagtctagttcagcatgtattgattctttccacttcagtCAAGTTGCTCAACGTTGGTACTTTACAacagaataagagcataagcgaatatatcatcaatcatgggagatcaatcctttaaacacacgcgcacgcttatacgatcaatttgagagatttctatttttctctaacatcaacaaaaggagtatgTAGCGTCCcatagaaacttagttgatacacatgtttagagaatctcctgatgatgggcgaaatacttgtgcccacgcacctcgcttctttctggttttaatTCCAGAGAATTtgatggtctccccctcatttAGGTAGGAGCCAAAACTGAAGCTATGACCTTTATATGagcacgtgaaacatagttagaaactAAAAACGTGAAATAAATGAGGAAATAATggaataggaaaagaaaaggagaagaaaaagagtttAAAGCCCAAGGGGCTATTGGGCTCGGCAACCTGAGGTTCAGATAAGCTATTGGGCGAGCAGAAGGCCCAAGGAAATGATGGGCGCTCTATACTGTGAATCCGAGTCAGGGTCGTCGAAAACAATCGAGCAGGCATCTGGTCGGCGAGTCTGCAGCTTTCGAAAGGAAGAAAATCGAGCCAACGCAGGTCGGATCCTGCAGATCTGGGTCGTTCGTTCGCGTCAAAGATAACAAAGAGGGCAGCGGCGATCTTCGAGACTACTGGGTCTGGGGAAGTCGACGACATCAAGGCCGAACGTCTCTAGGCTACATCGCCGCTAATTGAGCTAGGTTGGGTCAATCTTGGTCCAGTCGGATTCTTGGGATAACGCGGTGATCAGAGTTCTGAGATGCAAGCTTGGTCACTAACGAGATGAGGGAGGGCTGCTAGATGTCAGCGGGGCTTGGTTGGTGGACGACGGCGGGGTACGCAGGAGGTCGATCACTGTGGTCGGAGAAGGGGAGGGGTGCCCAGATCAGATATCTGGATGCCCATAGTAGATTCgttgtttgttgtttttttccCTACAACAAATTGTCGGCTTCACTCAAAATTTCTGGTCATGCCAAAAAGAAAAGGTTGCTGGAGCATAAGATTTAAGGGCTAGGGTTTAGATTTTCTGGTGGTCTCGTCGCTCAGACACTTTAGAACAAATGCTGATAATTTGTTCGAGTATGAtagaaacgagaataataacaacataaaagaacataacgtaactctttattgattgataatgaggtctatatatatacattacatACGGAGTATCTCGAAGAATCAGAGATTCATATGTATTACATTAAAACATAATCTATTATAATAAAGAAACCTAAATAGACTAAGACACGCAATAAtaatagaataataattcttgcggaataaattgtattttatagttttagaaatttgatattaaaaggtaaaattgaaatttcaaagttaTTTTTTTGAGCAGattgaaatttcaaaagtTGGGCGGTTAcgattattaaaaaaaaaatcgtctACTAAAAAAAAGGGTTCCTATGAGTTTGAGGGGCTAGTTAGAAATGTCCATTGTGCTTTCAGAAGCTAAAATAGCTGAGCTCCCAAAGGGTTTTGCATCTGAAAAGGCCACAAATGGCAGATAATCGCGATGCCAAACGCAAACGCGGCGACGTCGCTTCTTTCCCCAACGTCGCCGCCACTAACGGCGTCGACCTCGCCGTCTGGGCGGAGTTAGAGAAGCAGGAAAGCTCACTGGAAGCCTGGGACGCTCGAACCCTAAAGAAGCTGGTCCTCGCCTTCGAGCGCCGCCTCAAGGACAACATCGCCGCCCGCCTTAAGTACCCTGACCAACCGGAGCGCTTCGCCGATTCCGAAATCGAACTCCACGACGAGCTCCAGAAGCTCAAAGGCCTCGCCAGCGCTCCGGAGCTCTACCCGGACCTCGTTTCCCTCAACACCGTTCCGTCCATCCTCAACCTCCTCAGCCACGACAACACCGACATCGCCATCGACGTCGTCCAGCTCCTCCAGGACTTGACCGACGAGGACGCCGTCGACGAGAACGACGAGCCGGCGCGCGTCCTGGTCGACGCGCTCGTCGACAACAACGTCGTCGAGCTTCTGGTGCAGAATCTGCTCCGGCTGAACGACTCCGACCCCGACGAGACGGCCGCCGTGTACGCCACGCTCGCGACGATCGAGAATCTGATCGAGGTGAAGCCGGCGGCGGCGGAGCTGGTCTGCGAGAAGACGAAGCTGCTCAAGTGGCTGATGAGCAAGATCAAGGTGAAGGAGTTTGATGGGAACAAGCAGTACGCCTCGGAGATTCTGGCGATTCTGTTGCAGAGTAGTGAGGCCAATCAGAAGAGGCTGGGGCAGATGAACGGCGTGGATGTGCTGCTCCAGGCGGTGGCTATGTACAAGAACAAGGACCCCAAGAGCCCCGACGAGGCGGAGATGCTGGAGAATCTGTTCAATTGTTTGTGTGGATTGTTGATGCCTTTGGAGAACAGGGAGAAGTTTCTCAAGGCCGAAGGGGTGGAGTTGATGATTATTATAATGAAGCAGAAGAAGTCTGCTTATGGTTCCGCCATAAGGGCTCTGGATTTTGCAATGACCAAGTACCCGCCGGCTTGTGAGCGTTTTGTTGATGTCTTGGGGTTGAAGACGGCCTTTGCAGCTTTTATGGGTAAGGCAAGTGCTGCTGCATTCCCTTTGCTTAAGTTACAAAGTAATGTAGTTATCCTCTGGTCTAGGCATTATGAAGACATTTGACATGATTTACTTTGCGAGCATTAAGACTTAATATCGGCATTTTCATGGTGATATTGTATGCTTTTCTTTCCCACCTTACACAGTTAGACAGTTAGTATTGATAACACAACTAAATGCCTGTTGCATTGGTGCTAAGATGCAAAGAGCTGCAGTATTGATAATGTAACTCGTTGGCCGTTGCACTTTATACTGTGTATTTTATAGAAGAAGGTGAATGGGTGGTTGACTTTGCATTTCTGTTGTTTTATGTAGGTACCCATCAATaagaatgaaaagaaagaaaggtaTCATGAGGAATTGGAGGAGCGCATTGTGTCACTAATTGCATCATTATTTGGTAAGCAGGCAAGTGCACTTATAATGATTATGTGAATGCTCTGCACGTTGATGCCCTTTGCCCTTTGTTTTCACCTCTTTAATTTTGTATCTCAGTTGCTATTATATAATCATTGTAGCATGAGTTGCTCCTTCTACCTCATTCCCTACCTTTGTTGTCTTTGGGCCTCTTGGTCTCATTATTGAAAGAACATGAGTAAGTTTTCTTACTATTCATAACTGAGCAGATGCATAAGAACTTGGTGAGGCATACTG
This genomic interval from Argentina anserina chromosome 1, drPotAnse1.1, whole genome shotgun sequence contains the following:
- the LOC126799665 gene encoding uncharacterized protein LOC126799665, which codes for MADNRDAKRKRGDVASFPNVAATNGVDLAVWAELEKQESSLEAWDARTLKKLVLAFERRLKDNIAARLKYPDQPERFADSEIELHDELQKLKGLASAPELYPDLVSLNTVPSILNLLSHDNTDIAIDVVQLLQDLTDEDAVDENDEPARVLVDALVDNNVVELLVQNLLRLNDSDPDETAAVYATLATIENLIEVKPAAAELVCEKTKLLKWLMSKIKVKEFDGNKQYASEILAILLQSSEANQKRLGQMNGVDVLLQAVAMYKNKDPKSPDEAEMLENLFNCLCGLLMPLENREKFLKAEGVELMIIIMKQKKSAYGSAIRALDFAMTKYPPACERFVDVLGLKTAFAAFMGKVPINKNEKKERYHEELEERIVSLIASLFGGITRGSRRERLLSKFVENECEKIDRLMELYMRYSNRVTAETDRIAQLDLDDLEMDEEEIYIRKLEAGLYSLQLIAIILGHLWCSEHLQLRRRIELLLNQQRLTKKDVQAILQEYHDNIGDTEGAEEKERSQAKIQKFISSF